One genomic window of Gemmatimonadaceae bacterium includes the following:
- a CDS encoding DUF3108 domain-containing protein, with protein sequence MQRHSRRAAPILVCALLALVPSVLRAQVVAQAGAPSLAAASLSVAPVPFASGERLEYDVKFGFLHVGRGSMQVAGIDTVRGHATWHTVFHVQGGTLFFKVNDRLESWIDVSNLVSLRHWQELSEGRRSRERRFEIMPDRGIVLEEGKPETATVAAPLDDGAFLYFVRTIPLEVGKTYEFDRYFRPDRNPVTIRVLRREHIRVPAGEFDAIVLQPIIKTNGIFSEGGRAEIWLSDDANRIMLQMKSKLPFGSLNLYLTSYQRGVAPAVSSERSAPDSLP encoded by the coding sequence ATGCAGCGGCACTCGCGTCGCGCGGCGCCCATTCTAGTTTGCGCCCTCCTCGCGCTCGTTCCGTCGGTCCTACGCGCCCAAGTTGTCGCGCAAGCCGGCGCACCATCGCTGGCCGCTGCCTCATTGTCGGTGGCTCCCGTGCCGTTTGCCAGCGGCGAGCGACTCGAGTACGATGTGAAGTTTGGATTCCTGCACGTCGGCAGAGGCTCGATGCAAGTTGCCGGCATCGACACGGTGCGCGGCCATGCGACCTGGCATACGGTGTTTCACGTGCAGGGCGGGACGCTCTTCTTCAAGGTGAACGATCGCCTCGAGAGCTGGATCGACGTGAGCAACCTCGTCTCCCTTCGGCACTGGCAAGAGCTCAGCGAAGGCCGCCGGAGTCGTGAGCGCCGCTTCGAGATCATGCCCGATCGCGGGATCGTGCTCGAGGAGGGCAAGCCGGAAACGGCAACGGTAGCCGCGCCACTCGACGACGGCGCATTCCTCTATTTCGTGCGGACGATTCCACTCGAGGTCGGAAAGACGTACGAATTCGATCGCTACTTCCGTCCCGACCGGAATCCAGTCACCATTCGCGTTCTGCGGCGCGAGCACATTCGTGTTCCCGCCGGCGAATTCGATGCTATCGTTCTACAACCGATCATCAAGACGAACGGCATCTTCTCCGAGGGTGGCCGCGCCGAGATCTGGCTCTCCGACGATGCGAACCGCATCATGCTCCAGATGAAGTCCAAGCTTCCGTTCGGATCGCTCAACTTGTATCTGACATCGTATCAGCGAGGCGTGGCACCGGCCGTCTCGTCGGAGCGTAGCGCCCCCGACTCGCTGCCGTGA
- a CDS encoding glycosyltransferase family 2 protein has protein sequence MLYICIPAYDEAPTVGLLLWRIRKVFQDYPREYEILVFNDGSTDATVETLQAYTDVLPLTIIGSEEHVGYARALDALSREVSRRTRYPRRDAMIVMQADFTDQPEHLPELIKRFEGGADLVVAERPAATENATPPRPVRWLRRMAPWTLPPLMKVPGVSDPFGTFRLYRITLLRDLIRHAGDEPIVQGTVWAANVDLLVCTAPHARRIETVVLEPRYDLRPRASRIHPWTDAVDLFRFGRTRRRSPSSSRTTADTAR, from the coding sequence TTGCTGTACATCTGCATTCCCGCTTACGACGAAGCGCCCACTGTTGGCCTTCTTCTATGGCGGATTCGCAAAGTGTTTCAGGACTATCCGCGCGAATACGAGATCCTCGTCTTCAACGATGGCAGCACCGACGCCACCGTCGAGACGTTGCAGGCGTACACCGACGTGCTTCCCCTCACGATCATCGGATCGGAGGAGCATGTCGGTTATGCGCGCGCGCTGGACGCGTTGAGCCGCGAAGTCTCGCGGCGCACGCGATATCCGCGACGCGATGCGATGATCGTCATGCAGGCCGACTTCACCGATCAGCCGGAACATTTGCCCGAGCTGATCAAGCGCTTCGAAGGCGGCGCCGACCTCGTTGTCGCCGAACGCCCTGCCGCCACGGAGAACGCCACGCCGCCGCGGCCCGTGCGTTGGCTGCGGCGAATGGCGCCGTGGACGCTGCCGCCACTCATGAAAGTGCCGGGCGTATCCGATCCCTTCGGCACCTTTCGTCTATATCGCATAACGCTGCTGCGCGATCTCATTCGTCACGCGGGTGACGAGCCGATCGTCCAGGGGACGGTATGGGCGGCGAACGTCGACCTGCTCGTGTGCACCGCGCCACACGCGCGACGTATCGAGACGGTCGTTCTCGAGCCTCGTTACGATCTCCGCCCGCGCGCGAGTCGGATTCATCCCTGGACAGATGCTGTCGACTTGTTCCGCTTCGGGCGTACGCGCCGTCGCTCGCCCTCGTCGTCGCGAACAACTGCTGACACCGCTCGCTGA
- a CDS encoding M28 family peptidase — protein MHRRTALFAIGALALAGCSHAPPQTASVVQQGARFDPGYAINATDLRRDLFAFADDSFRGRETGTADAQRAAAYLARRAQQLGLEPAGDSLYMQRVPLVRQVFTKATHIAVTLPHGREHELRLGADVAPILALGDARSETKRNAEGEMIFVGYGPSDDSESELLARFDLEGKVLVAIHGAPRGSRPDVVRKLESPRMLTERITRLIALHPAAIVVLMSGGAEQLYEQSSPRLLRPVAPERPGERPEEATTDSARTLPVIVLGVARRGSPLLPMGWPNDVAPQALDRGLTVHLDIERQAFTGYNVAAVLRGSDPLLNKTYLVYGAHYDHIGIIDRRQGRRAKVDSIANGANDDASGSVALLAIAREMSYLRPRRSVLFVWHVAGEKGFLGSSYFTAHPTVPIDSIITEFNAETIAGTTENTVSLVGPRAAPNYLSWRVGMVVDSVNRALMVPLHVDRRWDDPDDPDDVYERGDQYNYAKRAIPVILFSTPTSADYHAASDVAQKIEYDKLARVAELMLESGFAVANRSHRPTSEVLMQSISSHQH, from the coding sequence ATGCACCGACGCACTGCCCTTTTCGCAATCGGAGCGCTCGCTCTCGCGGGATGCTCGCATGCCCCGCCGCAGACCGCAAGCGTAGTGCAGCAGGGAGCGCGTTTCGATCCAGGCTACGCGATCAACGCCACTGACCTCCGGCGCGATCTCTTCGCATTCGCTGACGATTCCTTCCGCGGGCGCGAGACCGGCACCGCCGACGCGCAGCGCGCGGCAGCCTACCTCGCGCGACGTGCGCAGCAGCTCGGCCTCGAGCCCGCGGGTGATAGCCTCTACATGCAGCGGGTGCCATTGGTGCGGCAAGTCTTCACGAAAGCGACACATATCGCAGTGACGCTGCCGCACGGTCGCGAGCACGAGCTGCGTCTGGGTGCCGACGTCGCGCCGATCCTCGCGCTCGGAGACGCTCGCTCCGAGACCAAGCGCAACGCCGAAGGCGAGATGATCTTCGTCGGCTACGGGCCGAGTGATGACAGCGAGAGCGAGTTACTTGCGCGCTTCGATCTCGAAGGCAAAGTGCTTGTTGCGATTCATGGCGCGCCGCGGGGCTCTCGGCCGGACGTGGTGCGAAAGCTCGAGTCGCCGCGGATGCTCACCGAGCGTATCACGCGACTGATCGCGCTGCATCCCGCGGCGATCGTAGTCCTGATGTCGGGCGGCGCCGAGCAACTCTACGAGCAGTCGTCGCCACGACTTCTGCGTCCAGTTGCGCCGGAGCGTCCAGGAGAGCGTCCGGAAGAGGCCACCACGGACTCGGCGCGCACCCTTCCAGTGATTGTCCTCGGCGTGGCGCGGCGCGGCTCACCGTTGCTCCCGATGGGATGGCCTAACGACGTTGCCCCGCAGGCGCTCGACCGAGGCCTCACGGTCCATCTCGACATCGAGCGGCAAGCATTCACGGGCTACAACGTTGCGGCCGTGTTGCGTGGGAGCGATCCGCTGTTGAACAAGACATATCTGGTGTACGGCGCCCATTACGATCACATCGGTATCATCGATCGGCGACAGGGTCGTCGGGCGAAGGTCGATTCAATCGCGAATGGTGCGAACGACGACGCTTCGGGCAGTGTGGCGCTGCTCGCCATCGCTCGCGAAATGTCGTATCTGCGACCGAGGCGTTCCGTGTTGTTCGTCTGGCACGTGGCTGGGGAGAAAGGCTTCCTCGGCTCCTCCTACTTCACGGCGCATCCGACCGTTCCGATCGATTCGATCATCACCGAATTCAACGCCGAAACCATCGCCGGCACGACCGAGAATACCGTTTCACTGGTTGGCCCGCGCGCAGCGCCTAACTACTTGAGCTGGCGCGTCGGTATGGTGGTCGATTCGGTGAATCGTGCGCTGATGGTACCGCTCCACGTAGACCGCCGTTGGGATGATCCGGACGACCCGGACGATGTGTACGAGCGCGGCGACCAATACAACTACGCGAAGCGCGCAATTCCCGTCATCCTCTTCTCGACTCCCACGAGCGCGGATTATCACGCGGCGTCCGACGTGGCGCAAAAGATCGAGTATGACAAATTGGCTCGCGTCGCGGAGTTGATGTTGGAATCGGGTTTCGCGGTTGCCAATCGGTCGCACCGACCGACGAGCGAAGTCCTCATGCAATCGATTAGCAGTCATCAGCATTGA
- a CDS encoding gamma-glutamyl-gamma-aminobutyrate hydrolase family protein, with translation MSITSKSALVAVTGTTEIIRGAPRVRVNLAYTAALARVGLIPLVVPPLVDVAAPAILDGVAGLVVTGGEDVAPTRYSEEPHPTVEAHEGRDESEIALVLEARQRRLPTLAICRGIQVVNVAFGGSLVQDIPSQRPTAIDHDPGGSRDARVHEVRVDAASALANALGTDCLTTNSFHHQSLARVANDLRVTARAADGIVEGAESVDPHWWMLAVQWHPEELTDTPEPWDRNLFAAFARAVTPH, from the coding sequence GTGTCCATCACCTCCAAATCCGCACTCGTGGCGGTCACGGGAACGACCGAAATCATCCGTGGCGCTCCGCGCGTGCGTGTCAATCTCGCATATACCGCGGCGCTTGCGCGGGTCGGTCTGATACCACTGGTCGTACCGCCGCTCGTAGACGTTGCCGCGCCGGCTATTCTCGACGGCGTCGCCGGCCTTGTCGTCACAGGTGGTGAGGACGTCGCCCCAACGCGTTATTCCGAGGAGCCGCATCCAACCGTCGAAGCGCACGAAGGCCGGGACGAGAGCGAGATTGCGCTCGTTCTGGAGGCTCGCCAGCGACGGCTTCCGACGCTCGCGATTTGTCGCGGCATTCAGGTCGTCAATGTCGCCTTCGGCGGCTCCCTGGTGCAGGACATTCCGAGTCAGCGCCCCACAGCGATCGATCACGATCCCGGCGGAAGCCGCGATGCCCGCGTCCATGAGGTCCGCGTCGACGCAGCATCCGCGCTCGCGAACGCACTCGGCACCGACTGCCTGACGACGAATTCCTTTCATCATCAGTCGCTCGCACGCGTCGCGAACGACCTCCGCGTCACCGCCCGCGCGGCCGATGGCATCGTCGAGGGGGCCGAATCGGTCGATCCGCACTGGTGGATGCTCGCCGTGCAGTGGCACCCAGAAGAGCTCACCGACACCCCCGAGCCATGGGACCGCAATCTCTTCGCTGCGTTCGCACGGGCAGTTACGCCTCACTAG
- a CDS encoding peptide MFS transporter, with protein MAINQKPVFDQPQAGAVTVDLPPNDLAQYTQNRGFFGQPRGLATLFFTEMWERFSFYGIRPLLVLFMTAALAQGGFGFDRVTASSIVGIYASSVYLSSLPGGWIADRWLGLQRSVWVGGIFIALGHLSIGLSAFFARSAFFLGLVLIVIGTGLLKPNVSAIVGDLYPEGGSRRDAGFSIFYTGINLGAFLAPLVTGFLGERVDWHWGFASAGIGMLFGLITFRAMAPRTLGPIGLKPNGTLEEQRRVRSLSFGLLGIIALVAILAMTGVIHVNPVAVAENLTVVILGLALLYFAYLFFFAGLTGHEKKRVAVIIVLFVFATIFWSAFEQAPTSLNLFARDFTDRHIFGWESPTTWMQAANSVFVIVLAPVFGVLWLALGKRGRNPSSPAKFAFGLFAAGAGFWVMLIASNKVIAGGASTRVSMWWLTISYLFQTFGELSLSPVGLSSMTKLAPRKFVGQMMGIWFMASALGNLIAGIVGGNVDPNKLNEMPLLFQRTAMSLFIAAVVCAAMIIPIRRLLGASDGSEGQLA; from the coding sequence ATGGCGATCAACCAGAAGCCCGTCTTCGATCAGCCACAGGCCGGCGCCGTCACCGTCGACCTGCCGCCTAACGATCTCGCGCAATACACCCAAAACCGTGGTTTCTTCGGGCAGCCGCGCGGGTTGGCGACGCTCTTCTTCACCGAGATGTGGGAGCGGTTCTCGTTCTACGGGATCCGGCCCCTTCTCGTCCTCTTCATGACCGCAGCCCTGGCGCAGGGCGGCTTTGGTTTCGACCGCGTGACAGCCAGCTCGATCGTCGGCATCTACGCGTCATCGGTCTATCTGTCGTCACTGCCGGGTGGATGGATCGCCGATCGCTGGCTTGGGCTGCAGCGGTCAGTCTGGGTCGGCGGCATTTTCATCGCGCTCGGCCACCTGTCGATCGGCCTCTCCGCGTTTTTCGCGCGCAGCGCGTTCTTTCTCGGTCTCGTGCTGATCGTCATCGGAACCGGCCTGCTCAAGCCCAACGTCTCGGCGATCGTCGGCGATCTGTATCCGGAAGGCGGCTCACGACGCGACGCGGGATTCTCGATCTTCTACACCGGCATCAATCTGGGCGCCTTTCTCGCGCCGCTCGTGACGGGCTTCCTTGGCGAACGAGTGGATTGGCATTGGGGCTTCGCGTCAGCGGGCATCGGGATGCTTTTCGGCCTCATCACCTTCCGCGCAATGGCCCCGCGTACGCTGGGCCCAATCGGTCTCAAGCCTAACGGGACACTCGAAGAGCAGCGCCGCGTGCGCTCCCTTTCGTTTGGGCTGCTCGGCATCATCGCGCTCGTGGCGATCCTCGCCATGACCGGCGTGATTCACGTCAACCCCGTCGCGGTGGCGGAGAACCTGACGGTGGTGATTCTCGGCCTCGCGCTCCTGTACTTCGCCTATCTCTTCTTCTTCGCGGGTCTCACCGGGCACGAGAAGAAACGCGTTGCGGTCATCATCGTGCTGTTCGTCTTCGCCACGATCTTCTGGAGCGCATTCGAGCAGGCACCGACGTCGCTCAACTTGTTCGCCCGCGACTTCACCGATCGCCACATCTTCGGCTGGGAATCGCCGACAACGTGGATGCAGGCGGCGAATTCTGTGTTCGTGATCGTGCTCGCCCCGGTATTCGGAGTACTCTGGCTTGCGCTCGGAAAGCGTGGCAGAAATCCCTCGAGCCCCGCCAAGTTCGCGTTCGGGCTGTTCGCTGCAGGCGCTGGCTTCTGGGTCATGCTCATCGCCTCCAACAAAGTGATTGCGGGTGGGGCGTCGACGCGCGTTTCCATGTGGTGGCTGACGATCAGCTACCTGTTTCAAACCTTCGGTGAGTTGAGCCTGAGTCCCGTCGGCCTCAGCTCCATGACCAAGCTCGCGCCGCGTAAGTTCGTCGGCCAGATGATGGGCATCTGGTTCATGGCGTCCGCGTTAGGCAATCTCATCGCCGGCATCGTCGGCGGTAACGTCGATCCGAACAAGCTGAACGAGATGCCACTGCTCTTTCAGAGAACCGCGATGTCCCTCTTCATTGCTGCGGTGGTGTGCGCCGCTATGATCATTCCGATTCGTCGCCTGCTCGGAGCATCCGACGGAAGCGAGGGGCAACTGGCGTAG
- a CDS encoding ABC transporter ATP-binding protein — MSEALLSVSHLKKYFPVGGGIFGRRQNPVRAVDGVSFDVRAGETLGLVGESGCGKSTTGRVILRLLEPTSGSVHFDGQDVFALDPAALRRLRRKMQIIFQDPFSSLNPRMTIGAIVREGLTIHKIAEGAAADARVRELLDEVGLRPEYASRYPHEFSGGQRQRVGIARALSVEPSFIVCDEPVSALDVSVQAQVVNLLQDLQRERDLSYLFIAHDLSVVEHIADRVAVMYLGKIVELASGDDLYREPLMPYTQALLSAVPVPDPEVKKSRIVLSGDVPSPANPPPGCVFHPRCTHPMKDAACAAIVPPLEEKAPAHWAACIKQPPTAISWEQQQARGGTKPPERYLPVIAVDARA; from the coding sequence ATGAGCGAGGCGCTCCTCTCCGTTTCGCATTTGAAGAAATACTTTCCAGTTGGCGGCGGGATCTTTGGGCGCCGGCAGAATCCGGTCCGCGCCGTTGACGGTGTGTCCTTCGACGTCCGCGCAGGAGAGACGCTGGGTCTCGTCGGAGAATCCGGTTGCGGCAAATCGACCACGGGCCGTGTAATCCTCCGACTGCTCGAGCCGACCTCGGGCTCCGTGCACTTCGACGGGCAGGATGTCTTTGCTCTCGACCCGGCCGCGCTCCGACGTCTGCGACGCAAGATGCAGATCATCTTCCAGGACCCTTTCTCGTCGCTCAACCCACGCATGACGATCGGCGCGATCGTGCGCGAGGGCCTAACGATTCACAAGATCGCCGAGGGCGCCGCCGCGGACGCGCGCGTCCGCGAGCTGCTCGACGAGGTGGGGCTCCGCCCGGAGTACGCGTCGCGCTACCCGCACGAGTTCTCGGGGGGCCAACGGCAGCGCGTCGGTATTGCGCGCGCGCTCTCGGTCGAGCCGAGCTTCATCGTCTGCGACGAGCCTGTCTCGGCGCTGGATGTCTCCGTGCAGGCGCAGGTGGTCAATTTGCTTCAAGACCTCCAGCGAGAGCGGGATCTGTCATATCTCTTCATCGCCCATGATCTCTCGGTGGTCGAGCACATCGCCGATCGCGTGGCCGTGATGTACCTCGGGAAGATCGTCGAGCTCGCCTCCGGCGACGATTTGTATCGTGAGCCATTGATGCCGTACACGCAGGCGCTGCTCTCGGCCGTACCGGTGCCCGATCCAGAGGTCAAGAAATCGCGGATCGTGCTCTCGGGCGACGTGCCATCCCCCGCCAATCCGCCTCCTGGCTGTGTCTTTCATCCGCGCTGCACCCACCCCATGAAAGACGCTGCCTGCGCGGCGATCGTCCCGCCACTGGAAGAGAAGGCTCCGGCGCACTGGGCGGCATGCATCAAGCAACCACCGACGGCGATAAGCTGGGAGCAACAACAGGCGAGAGGGGGGACGAAGCCCCCAGAGCGGTATCTGCCCGTGATAGCGGTCGACGCACGCGCATAA
- a CDS encoding ABC transporter ATP-binding protein, with protein MADTLLQIENLRTFFYGDGGVSRAVDGVSFSIGSGETIGLVGESGCGKSVTALSVLRLVMPPGRIEPGSQIVFEGRDLVTLGDRELRAVRGARIAMVFQEPMTALNPVFTVGEQIAEVVRIHGKASRREAWNRAVEMLQIVGIPSPAQRAREYPHQLSGGMRQRVVIAMALVMNPALVIADEPTTALDVTIQAQILELLQQLQSRFGTSILLITHDLGVVAETVSRVIVMYGGEIVEEAQVKTLFAEPHHPYTEGLLAAMPRLGEARERLRTIPGTVPPPTRWPSGCRFHDRCPYAWERCTTEHPPLYQIGSAHLSRCHLAEEPERRNQPHEPLVMQQPQRVAAS; from the coding sequence ATGGCCGATACTCTCCTCCAAATCGAGAATCTGCGCACGTTCTTCTATGGCGACGGCGGCGTTTCGCGCGCTGTGGACGGCGTGAGCTTCTCGATCGGATCGGGGGAAACGATCGGTCTCGTTGGCGAATCAGGGTGCGGCAAGTCGGTCACGGCACTCTCGGTATTGCGACTCGTTATGCCGCCGGGGCGCATCGAGCCCGGAAGCCAGATTGTTTTCGAGGGGCGCGACCTCGTCACTCTCGGCGATCGCGAGCTGCGCGCGGTACGCGGTGCGCGGATCGCGATGGTCTTCCAGGAACCGATGACCGCGCTCAATCCGGTCTTCACCGTTGGCGAGCAGATCGCGGAGGTCGTACGGATTCACGGCAAGGCGTCGCGTCGTGAGGCCTGGAACCGCGCCGTCGAGATGCTTCAAATCGTCGGTATTCCATCGCCCGCGCAGCGGGCGAGAGAATACCCGCATCAGCTCTCTGGCGGCATGCGTCAGCGCGTCGTCATCGCGATGGCGCTCGTGATGAATCCCGCGCTCGTCATCGCCGACGAACCGACGACGGCGCTCGACGTCACGATCCAAGCTCAGATCCTCGAGCTGCTGCAACAGCTGCAGAGCCGCTTCGGGACTTCGATCCTGCTCATCACGCACGACCTCGGCGTGGTCGCCGAAACGGTCTCGCGCGTCATCGTCATGTATGGCGGCGAGATCGTCGAAGAGGCGCAAGTGAAAACGCTCTTTGCGGAGCCGCACCATCCATATACGGAGGGGTTGCTCGCGGCGATGCCGCGGCTTGGCGAGGCCCGCGAGCGGCTGCGCACGATTCCAGGCACCGTACCGCCGCCGACGCGTTGGCCGAGCGGGTGCCGCTTTCACGATCGCTGCCCGTACGCGTGGGAACGCTGCACCACCGAGCATCCACCGCTCTATCAGATCGGGAGCGCACACCTGTCGCGTTGCCATCTTGCGGAGGAGCCTGAGCGGCGCAACCAGCCCCACGAGCCGCTCGTTATGCAGCAGCCGCAACGCGTGGCGGCGTCATGA
- a CDS encoding ABC transporter permease — protein MRSPIPVSAPAERLAASSVASAVDEPPRDLGALQRRGRITSALWWSLTLILLLCLIALFARELSPYDPNAQLDIIGLKSQPPSLAHPLGTDQYSRDLLSRMLFGARISLSIAMLAVLLSATVGTAYGLVAGYVGGRIDAVMMRLLDALLAIPRVLLLIALLSLWNHVPLTVLILIIGFTGWFEVSRLVRAEVLSVVRREYVLAARALGTPGLRIVWRHILPNVLTPVLVAATLGVGNVIILEAGLSYLGIGTRAPTASWGSIFYDGSDAFQATWWIALFPGLAIIMTVLAFNTFGSALRDALDPHQLAGGKTR, from the coding sequence ATGCGGTCGCCGATCCCCGTCTCCGCACCCGCTGAACGACTCGCCGCATCGAGCGTCGCGTCGGCCGTCGACGAGCCGCCGCGCGACCTCGGCGCGCTGCAGCGACGTGGCCGCATAACGAGCGCCCTCTGGTGGTCGCTCACACTGATCCTCCTGCTGTGCTTGATCGCGCTCTTTGCTCGTGAGCTTTCACCGTACGATCCCAATGCCCAGCTCGATATCATCGGCTTGAAGAGTCAGCCGCCGTCGCTGGCCCATCCACTCGGCACCGACCAGTACAGCCGCGACCTGCTGAGCCGAATGCTCTTCGGCGCCCGCATCTCACTGTCGATCGCGATGCTCGCGGTGCTGCTCTCAGCCACCGTCGGAACGGCGTACGGACTCGTTGCCGGCTATGTCGGCGGACGAATCGACGCGGTCATGATGCGGTTGCTCGACGCGCTGCTTGCGATCCCTCGCGTCTTGTTGCTCATCGCACTGCTCTCGCTTTGGAATCATGTTCCGCTCACCGTGCTGATTCTCATCATTGGCTTCACTGGATGGTTCGAGGTCTCGCGACTGGTTCGCGCCGAGGTGCTGTCGGTCGTCCGGCGCGAGTATGTATTAGCTGCTCGCGCGCTCGGCACGCCGGGCTTGCGCATCGTCTGGCGACACATTCTTCCGAACGTACTCACGCCGGTCCTCGTCGCGGCCACGCTCGGCGTCGGCAACGTTATCATCCTCGAGGCGGGGCTCTCGTACCTCGGGATCGGCACGCGCGCGCCAACGGCGAGCTGGGGGTCCATTTTCTACGACGGCAGCGACGCCTTTCAAGCGACGTGGTGGATCGCACTCTTCCCGGGCCTCGCCATCATCATGACGGTGCTCGCCTTCAACACCTTCGGCTCCGCCTTGCGCGACGCGCTCGACCCGCACCAGCTTGCGGGCGGCAAGACGCGTTGA
- a CDS encoding ABC transporter permease, translated as MRRYLAARVAQSAVVVLLVTTISFFLIRLAPGDPFSFVGDTSMSATVRNQLRAQFGYNRPMLEQFVLFLGNVARGRLGYSHSMHRYVGDVLAEVLPRTLLLMAVALVLSFGLGIIVGAWQALRRGSWFDRSLSAVLLFFYSIPDFWLALMALLAFGYWLPVFPAGGMIDQIMHDYMSLGGRIRDVAAHLVLPSLTLALLASAGIARYQRAALLDVLPQEFVRTARAKGLGESAVVLKHALRNALLPVITLLGLMLPSLVGGTFFVEKVFAWPGMGYVAANAIQARDYDLVTGSVIVGGIMVTLGSFLADLLYAVADPRLRTR; from the coding sequence GTGCGGCGGTATCTGGCCGCCCGTGTTGCGCAATCGGCGGTCGTCGTCCTGCTCGTGACGACGATCAGCTTCTTCCTCATCCGTCTCGCCCCCGGCGATCCGTTCTCATTCGTCGGCGATACCTCGATGAGCGCCACCGTGCGCAACCAGCTTCGCGCACAGTTCGGCTACAACCGGCCGATGCTCGAGCAGTTCGTGTTGTTTCTTGGGAATGTCGCGCGGGGCCGGTTGGGGTACTCGCACTCCATGCACCGCTACGTTGGTGATGTCCTGGCCGAGGTCCTGCCGCGAACACTGCTACTCATGGCCGTCGCCCTGGTTCTCTCGTTTGGACTCGGCATCATCGTCGGGGCGTGGCAAGCCCTGCGACGCGGCAGCTGGTTCGACCGGTCGCTGTCCGCCGTCTTGTTGTTCTTTTACTCCATTCCGGATTTCTGGCTGGCGCTCATGGCGCTCCTTGCCTTCGGATATTGGCTGCCGGTGTTTCCGGCCGGCGGGATGATTGACCAGATCATGCACGACTATATGTCGTTAGGTGGTCGCATTCGCGATGTGGCAGCGCACCTCGTGTTGCCATCACTGACGCTCGCGTTGCTCGCGTCGGCCGGGATCGCGCGCTATCAGCGTGCTGCCCTGCTCGACGTACTGCCACAAGAATTCGTGCGCACCGCACGCGCCAAGGGACTTGGTGAAAGCGCGGTGGTGTTGAAGCACGCGTTGCGGAATGCGTTGCTGCCGGTGATTACGCTTCTCGGCCTCATGCTGCCAAGCCTCGTTGGCGGCACCTTTTTCGTCGAGAAAGTTTTCGCCTGGCCAGGGATGGGCTATGTGGCCGCGAACGCGATTCAGGCGCGTGACTACGACCTCGTTACCGGGAGCGTGATCGTCGGCGGCATCATGGTCACGCTCGGAAGTTTCCTCGCCGATCTGCTTTATGCGGTCGCCGATCCCCGTCTCCGCACCCGCTGA